From the genome of Argonema galeatum A003/A1, one region includes:
- a CDS encoding HNH endonuclease: MSRINIKRAIVLLVSGKAEPLTHTEEKGWQVRSPSVVFDVPKQIRLTFPGNERLWNVPPVNRREVLRRDRYTCQYCGSTKNLTLDHVIPRSKGGKHSWDNVVTACERCNSRKGDRTPVQAGMPLRTQPKAPMHPVVTFAEQFWREQQQENLE; the protein is encoded by the coding sequence ATGAGTCGAATCAATATCAAGCGTGCAATTGTTTTGCTGGTGAGTGGGAAGGCGGAACCGCTGACTCATACGGAGGAGAAAGGATGGCAAGTGCGATCGCCTTCTGTGGTGTTCGACGTGCCAAAACAGATCCGTCTGACTTTCCCTGGTAACGAAAGGCTGTGGAATGTGCCGCCGGTGAATCGGCGTGAGGTTCTGCGGCGCGATCGTTACACCTGCCAATACTGCGGTAGCACCAAAAATTTAACGCTAGATCACGTAATTCCCCGGTCAAAAGGCGGAAAACACAGTTGGGATAACGTAGTTACTGCCTGCGAGAGGTGTAATTCTCGGAAAGGCGATCGCACTCCTGTACAAGCTGGAATGCCACTCCGTACCCAACCGAAAGCACCAATGCACCCAGTTGTCACTTTTGCCGAACAGTTCTGGCGCGAACAACAGCAAGAAAATCTGGAGTAG
- a CDS encoding type II toxin-antitoxin system PemK/MazF family toxin produces MDFDPTVGAEIKKVRPAVVISSDAVGKLPIKLIAPVTDWKPYFLQNFWHVKVEPDATNGLTKVSAIDTLQLRGVDLQRFIRRLGNVSELTMSEIAVAIVSVIEFEV; encoded by the coding sequence ATTGACTTCGATCCTACTGTTGGTGCAGAAATTAAGAAAGTGCGTCCTGCCGTTGTCATCAGTTCTGATGCAGTAGGTAAACTTCCCATCAAACTTATTGCTCCTGTTACAGACTGGAAACCATACTTCTTACAAAATTTCTGGCACGTAAAAGTTGAACCCGATGCCACGAATGGTTTAACCAAAGTTTCTGCAATTGACACTCTGCAACTGAGAGGTGTAGATTTACAAAGATTCATCCGCAGACTGGGTAATGTATCTGAGCTTACGATGTCAGAGATCGCTGTTGCCATTGTTTCTGTAATCGAATTCGAGGTCTAA
- a CDS encoding type II toxin-antitoxin system VapC family toxin: MRVLVDTNIVLDFLLQREPFFQEAEQLFQEIDSGRVVGYVTATTLTDIFYISRRHTRSVSLARQAVSETMTAMVICPVNRAVLESAFRSGLVDFEDAVQIACAVIQGLDGILTRDTQGFLNSPVPVLSIHELLQRSRAQDR, encoded by the coding sequence GTGAGAGTCTTAGTTGATACCAACATTGTCCTAGATTTTCTGTTGCAGCGAGAGCCGTTTTTTCAGGAGGCGGAACAGTTGTTTCAGGAGATCGATTCTGGTCGTGTCGTTGGATATGTAACAGCGACAACGCTTACAGATATTTTTTATATTTCCCGAAGACACACTCGCAGTGTCTCGCTAGCGCGGCAAGCAGTTTCAGAAACAATGACTGCTATGGTGATTTGTCCAGTTAATCGAGCAGTCTTGGAATCAGCGTTCAGATCTGGTTTAGTTGATTTTGAAGATGCTGTTCAAATTGCTTGTGCCGTTATACAAGGATTAGATGGTATTTTGACACGCGATACACAAGGATTTTTGAATTCGCCTGTACCTGTGTTGTCAATTCATGAGTTGTTGCAGCGATCGCGGGCGCAAGATAGATAG